agtgtgccaggaacaaaaaaggaacagaaacgcgtttggttgcgttttgttccttttttttttgtttctggaacgaaataggaatagaaaaagaaacaaaaaaaaagttgtttctccagaaaagaaacacttctcggaagaacaaaagaacaaaaacgactctttctctcttcttcttctctccttcttttcttctttttttttttcttatttttctttggcggtcgccggcctcggccatggccggcgaccgccgtcgccgacgctcggcctcgcccgcatccggcgaggccgaagcgccgccgccccggcgaggctcggcgtcaccgcgcgggcgaggccggcgtcgccggcccccggcgaggctcgggctcgcggatccggcgagctcgagcctcgccttggctgggcgagctcgggctcgcccggatccggcgagcccgagcctcgccatggccgggcgagctcgagctcgcccggatccggcgagcccgagctcgcccggcccaaggcgaggccgagcctcgcccaaccacggccgaggctcggcctcgccgtggccggcgagcctcgccgtggcgggcgagggctgccggccccgtcggccgagTCGCGGAggcggtgaccggccgaaaaaagaaaaataaaaagaaaggaaaaaaataaaaaataataaaaaatgtttaaaaaattaaaagaaacaaaaaaataataaaatttaaccaaacgtgtttcgttcattttttattcccggaccaaacgttaccaaacgcgttcttttgttcaaaaattgttccccgaatgaaacacttttttttgtttgttcccaggaacaaaaaaaaagcacagaaataaatccatgcgcaccctaaagTTCGGATTTTCATATGAAATTGATTGCGATTTGGTTGGATGGCTCGCGTGATTTAGGTATCCGTATGTGACCGGCACGGCTTTGGTCGCACTTGTGTACCGGGATGGGATTCTGATGGCTGCTGACATGGGAGGTTAGCTTCTTTGCTTCATCGGTCTTGCGATTCCCTGATGCTGGTGCGCTTTGATTTGAACAATTTGTTGCTTTCGCTAGGGAGAAATTTTGGCTCTTTTGTCTGTGTTCAGGAATTAGATATCTGTCAAGGCCGTAGAATGATGATCGAGATGTTTGAGTCGAGTTTTGATGAGTTtaagaagctaaaatttttgtTGCTTCTTGATATGATTGAGGAATTCAGATTAATTTTTGTTGCTTCACTATACCTTTTGTTCTAGCATGCTATATATATGCTACGAAGCACTTCCGAGAGCCTCCGTGTTGTGTCAGGTGTCGGGTGTCAGTGTCAGTGTCCGTGTCGGTTCTACTTAATATATCTGCTCATTAGGAACATAAGTCTTGACTAGTCCTGCCAGAAGGAAACATTCTACTGCttctgtattttcttccatttcacTATTTCTGACTATTAAAGTTATCATTACTACATAGCTTTCGAAGTTCTTTGACTTTAGATAGTATAGTGATCTCAAAACTGGTTTCCAATTGTTGGCTGCTTACATGCTCTAGTAACATGGTTATTGAGTCCTACATTATCCTTAACTGTGAGTATGTTAGTTTCCGGCTTATCTTGATGTTCTGATAGTGAGAAATATTTCGCAGGTTCTTATGGATCCACCTTGAGATACAAAACTATTGAGCGAATAAAGCCTATTGGAAAACATTCTCTCCTGGGTGCGAGCGGAGAGATAAGTGATTTTCAGGAGATATTGCGTTACCTTGATGAACTGATGTATGTATCAATTGATCAAGATTACAAGCAgcgatttcttttttattgccgAATATTTATTACCTTGCTTCTCTAACTTTGAGGCTGCTTCCGACAAAGACTGTTGATTTTGGGGTCTGTTGTTGCAGTCTTTACGACAATATGTGGGATGACGGGAATTCCTTGGGGCCCAAAGAGGTGCATAATTATCTGACTCAGCTTATGTATAATAGGCGCAACAAGTTCAATCCATTGTGGAACTCACTAGTTATAGGTGGAGTTAAGAATGGACAGAAATATCTTGGCATGGTAGGCCTCGACCCTTGGTGAGATTCGTTGGACTTTTCAGAATGTTGTCGAATTCTCATTCACTTGGTGTGCAATTTTATCCAGGTTAGCATGATAGGCGTGAGTTTCAAAGAAAACCATGTGGCTACTGGGTTTGGCAATCACCTTGCACGGCCAATTCTTCGTGACGAGTGGAACGAGAACTTGAGTTTTGAAGATGGTGTTAAGCTATTGGAGAAGTGCATGCGCATTCTTCTGTATCGTGATAGATCTGCAGTCAATAAGATTCAGGTTCTAGTTTTATCTGTGTTATTGTTTATGGTTTTCTTCACTTCTCGATGTTTGCATATGCAGCATACTATCAGGTTAGGATGTGATAATATCATATCAGTTGTTggcattttcttcctcttactCATATAATTGTGTGATTTTGATGAACTGATGCACACTTACGCATCCTTCTTTTGTTGAGGAAAGGATG
This region of Eucalyptus grandis isolate ANBG69807.140 chromosome 8, ASM1654582v1, whole genome shotgun sequence genomic DNA includes:
- the LOC120286405 gene encoding proteasome subunit beta type-4-like isoform X1, with amino-acid sequence MDARTLRCPKMYGKGLKDYAEQVPGSRSGSLFSERTLYPYVTGTALVALVYRDGILMAADMGGSYGSTLRYKTIERIKPIGKHSLLGASGEISDFQEILRYLDELILYDNMWDDGNSLGPKEVHNYLTQLMYNRRNKFNPLWNSLVIGGVKNGQKYLGMVSMIGVSFKENHVATGFGNHLARPILRDEWNENLSFEDGVKLLEKCMRILLYRDRSAVNKIQIVKITEEGTTNFPPYSLKTFWGFESYENPTAGEEGSSWGIILQMG
- the LOC120286405 gene encoding proteasome subunit beta type-4-like isoform X2, which translates into the protein MDARTLRCPKMYGKGLKDYAEQVPGSRSGSLFSERTLYPYVTGTALVALVYRDGILMAADMGGSYGSTLRYKTIERIKPIGKHSLLGASGEISDFQEILRYLDELILYDNMWDDGNSLGPKEVHNYLTQLMYNRRNKFNPLWNSLVIGGVKNGQKYLGMVSMIGVSFKENHVATGFGNHLARPILRDEWNENLSFEDGVKLLEKCMRILLYRDRSAVNKIQIVKITEEGTTNFPPYSLKTFWGFESYENPTAGEEGLW